The following proteins come from a genomic window of Streptomyces sp. Sge12:
- a CDS encoding NADP-dependent oxidoreductase has protein sequence MTTHTAHFVHQIARPCGFPTAADFAHVTAPVPEPGPGTALVENLLLSVDPYHRGLMDGGEGGFALDAPLEGRAVGRVLASRDPGLREGDLVFHRAGWRTHALVTPGVDGTRRLRGHDGVPLEAYLSHLGGTGLTAYAALTRTAALRSGEDLFVSAAAGGVGTATGHIARLLGARRIVGSAGSAAKVRHLTDVLGFDAAFDYHDGPVGEQLAQAAPDGIDVYVDNVGGDHLEGAIDALREYGRIAWVGAISMYNGDRSPAAPRNLFEVVHKSLRLEGVLVRNHTNLQEELEEFLVPHLRSGRIGTDTTVVQGFDRTVEAFLGMLRGENLGKMLVRIDN, from the coding sequence ATGACCACGCACACCGCTCACTTCGTCCACCAGATCGCCCGCCCCTGCGGCTTCCCCACCGCCGCGGACTTCGCCCACGTCACCGCCCCGGTCCCGGAGCCGGGGCCCGGCACCGCGCTCGTGGAGAACCTGCTGCTCTCGGTGGACCCGTACCACCGCGGCCTGATGGACGGCGGCGAGGGCGGCTTCGCGCTCGACGCCCCGCTGGAGGGACGCGCGGTGGGCCGGGTGCTCGCCTCCCGCGACCCGGGGCTGCGCGAGGGCGACCTCGTCTTCCACCGTGCGGGCTGGCGGACCCACGCCCTGGTCACCCCGGGCGTGGACGGGACGCGCCGGCTGCGCGGCCACGACGGCGTCCCGCTGGAGGCGTACCTGTCCCACCTCGGCGGCACCGGGCTGACCGCGTACGCCGCCCTCACCCGGACCGCCGCCCTGCGGAGCGGCGAGGACCTCTTCGTCTCCGCCGCCGCGGGCGGGGTCGGTACGGCCACCGGCCACATCGCCCGGCTGCTGGGCGCCCGGCGGATCGTCGGCAGCGCCGGATCGGCGGCCAAGGTCCGCCACCTCACCGACGTACTCGGCTTCGACGCGGCCTTCGACTACCACGACGGCCCGGTCGGCGAGCAGCTCGCGCAGGCCGCCCCGGACGGCATCGACGTCTACGTGGACAACGTCGGCGGGGACCATTTGGAGGGGGCGATCGACGCGCTGCGCGAGTACGGGCGGATCGCCTGGGTCGGCGCGATATCCATGTACAACGGGGACCGCTCGCCCGCCGCGCCGCGCAACCTCTTCGAGGTCGTACACAAGTCGCTGCGCCTGGAGGGGGTATTGGTTCGCAATCACACCAATCTGCAGGAGGAGCTGGAGGAGTTCCTCGTACCCCATCTGCGCAGCGGCCGGATCGGCACCGACACCACCGTTGTCCAGGGTTTCGACCGGACGGTGGAGGCCTTTCTGGGCATGCTCCGGGGGGAGAACCTGGGCAAGATGCTGGTCCGGATCGACAACTGA
- a CDS encoding phosphocholine-specific phospholipase C translates to MTPISRRGFVGIGAGLVAGATLPAVTPTTAAAAAATGTITDVKHVVILMQENRSFDHYFGRLKGVRGFGDRAAGNIPGGWGMFNQPNWGGRQYPWKLSDTPPAGGVDGETLAQCNGDLPHSWTSQHAAWNKGRMDNWVLGVGNTRTLGHLDREDIPFHYGLADNYTICDAYFCSTLSATGPNRTFLWSGKIDASSKDGGDESGLTWETYAEALQRAGMTWKVYQNAQDNYGDNGLAYFKKFTDAAPGNPLWDRGMGSVPRVTGSTPDDIAAAIRADVLAGTLPQVSWVVANEAFSEHPYAPPGDGAHFVDLVHRALAANPEVFDSTVLFLNYDENDGFFDHVPPPVAPPGTPGEYIDGTPIGLGFRVPMIVMSPWTRGGWVSSEVFDHTSVLRFMEKWTAALGTPATCPNISAWRRRVVGDLTGVFDFAHPVYGVPAGLPSTAKVIGQATCGPLPNPAPQDNALPAQEPGTRPARALPYQVNGNLDRFEFGAAGKILAWFSMTNQGAEAKQAAHFSIHPHQHRDTAAWQYTVDPGGTGSDYFNIGLGHGSGKYDISMHGPNRFLRRFIGDASKPGKDIEVAARFAIEPGTGKAAVYFRMKNASGSPVTFTIRSNAYRTDGPWTYTVPANSSREDYFNAVAYSNGWYDFTILADSDGTWSRRYTGHIESGAPSVSGS, encoded by the coding sequence GTGACACCGATCAGCCGCAGAGGTTTCGTGGGAATCGGCGCCGGGCTCGTGGCGGGCGCCACCCTGCCCGCGGTCACGCCGACGACGGCGGCCGCGGCCGCCGCGACCGGCACCATCACCGATGTGAAGCACGTGGTGATCCTGATGCAGGAGAACCGCAGCTTCGACCACTACTTCGGCAGGCTGAAGGGCGTCCGCGGGTTCGGCGACCGCGCCGCCGGCAACATCCCGGGTGGCTGGGGCATGTTCAACCAGCCCAACTGGGGCGGCCGACAGTACCCGTGGAAGCTGTCCGACACCCCGCCGGCGGGCGGGGTGGACGGCGAGACGCTGGCCCAGTGCAACGGCGACCTCCCGCACAGCTGGACCTCGCAGCACGCCGCCTGGAACAAGGGCCGCATGGACAACTGGGTGCTCGGCGTCGGCAACACCCGCACCCTCGGGCACCTGGACCGGGAAGACATCCCCTTCCACTACGGCCTCGCCGACAACTACACGATCTGCGACGCGTACTTCTGTTCCACGCTCAGCGCGACCGGCCCGAACCGCACCTTCCTGTGGAGCGGCAAGATCGACGCATCCAGCAAGGACGGCGGCGACGAGTCCGGGCTGACCTGGGAGACCTACGCGGAGGCCCTCCAGCGGGCCGGGATGACCTGGAAGGTCTACCAGAACGCGCAGGACAACTACGGGGACAACGGGCTCGCCTACTTCAAGAAGTTCACGGACGCGGCCCCCGGCAACCCGCTGTGGGACCGCGGCATGGGTTCGGTCCCCCGGGTCACCGGCTCCACCCCGGACGACATCGCGGCCGCGATACGCGCCGACGTCCTCGCGGGCACACTCCCCCAGGTGTCCTGGGTCGTGGCCAACGAGGCCTTCTCGGAGCACCCGTACGCCCCGCCCGGCGACGGCGCGCACTTCGTGGACCTGGTCCACCGGGCGCTGGCCGCGAACCCGGAGGTCTTCGACTCCACCGTCCTGTTCCTCAACTACGACGAGAACGACGGCTTCTTCGACCACGTCCCGCCGCCGGTGGCGCCGCCCGGCACCCCCGGCGAGTACATCGACGGCACCCCGATCGGGCTCGGCTTCCGCGTCCCGATGATCGTGATGTCCCCGTGGACCCGCGGCGGCTGGGTGAGCTCCGAGGTCTTCGACCACACCTCGGTCCTGCGGTTCATGGAGAAGTGGACGGCCGCCCTCGGCACCCCCGCCACCTGCCCGAACATCAGCGCCTGGCGCCGCAGGGTGGTCGGCGACCTGACCGGCGTCTTCGACTTCGCGCACCCGGTCTACGGCGTCCCCGCGGGCCTTCCCTCCACCGCCAAGGTGATCGGCCAGGCGACCTGCGGCCCGCTCCCCAATCCGGCCCCGCAGGACAACGCCCTCCCGGCTCAGGAGCCCGGCACCCGCCCGGCACGGGCCCTGCCGTACCAGGTGAACGGCAACCTGGACCGCTTCGAGTTCGGGGCGGCCGGCAAGATCCTGGCCTGGTTCTCGATGACCAACCAGGGCGCCGAGGCCAAGCAGGCGGCCCACTTCTCGATCCACCCGCACCAGCACCGGGACACGGCGGCCTGGCAGTACACGGTCGACCCGGGCGGGACCGGCAGCGACTACTTCAACATCGGTCTCGGCCACGGCTCGGGCAAGTACGACATCTCCATGCACGGGCCGAACCGCTTCCTGCGCCGCTTCATCGGCGACGCCTCGAAGCCGGGCAAGGACATCGAGGTGGCGGCCCGCTTCGCGATCGAGCCGGGCACCGGCAAGGCGGCGGTCTACTTCAGGATGAAGAACGCCTCCGGCTCCCCCGTCACCTTCACGATCCGCTCGAACGCCTACCGCACGGACGGTCCATGGACCTACACGGTCCCGGCGAACTCCTCGCGCGAGGACTACTTCAACGCCGTGGCCTACAGCAACGGCTGGTACGACTTCACGATCCTGGCGGACTCCGACGGCACCTGGTCGCGCCGTTACACGGGCCACATCGAGTCGGGCGCGCCCAGCGTCTCGGGCTCGTAG
- a CDS encoding GNAT family N-acetyltransferase codes for MDVRVAHTSELTGGELREVRALLDAAFDGDFADEDFEHALGGMHTLVRDPAGDLVAHGSVVMRRVVHRGRALRTGYVEAVAVRADARRRGLGGQVMARLEQVVAGAYVLGALSASEDGAALYLGRGWQVWGGRIGVLAPDGPVPLPEEEGSTYVWAPPGEVLPDPAGRLDFDWRDGDVL; via the coding sequence ATGGACGTGCGCGTCGCACACACCTCTGAGCTGACCGGCGGGGAACTGCGCGAGGTCCGGGCCCTGCTCGACGCGGCCTTCGACGGGGACTTCGCCGACGAGGACTTCGAGCACGCCCTCGGCGGGATGCACACCCTCGTCCGGGACCCGGCCGGGGACCTCGTCGCGCACGGCAGCGTGGTCATGCGGCGGGTCGTGCACCGGGGCCGGGCCCTGCGCACCGGGTACGTCGAGGCCGTGGCCGTACGGGCCGACGCACGGCGCCGCGGTCTCGGCGGGCAGGTCATGGCCCGGCTGGAGCAGGTCGTCGCAGGGGCGTACGTGCTCGGTGCGCTGTCGGCCTCCGAGGACGGGGCCGCGCTGTACCTGGGCCGCGGCTGGCAGGTGTGGGGCGGGCGGATCGGCGTGCTCGCGCCGGACGGGCCCGTCCCGCTCCCCGAGGAGGAGGGCTCCACGTACGTGTGGGCGCCGCCCGGCGAGGTCCTGCCGGACCCGGCCGGGCGGCTCGACTTCGACTGGCGGGACGGGGACGTCCTGTAG
- a CDS encoding nitroreductase family protein gives MSPHTQQWTPIHGQPYRPAPYRPERMASGESLARAAELRARMDERRTVRHFSPDPVPEQVVRDAIACAATAPSGAHQQPWTFVLVKDPAVRRQIRAAAEQEEQLSYDGRLGDEWLAALRPIGTDAVKTHLTDAPALIVVFQQRYWLGPDGTKRKHYYVDESVGIAVGMLLSALHLSGLAALIHTPSPMRFLSHVLKRPENEKAFAVIPVGYPADDCEVPDLVRKSLEQVIVEV, from the coding sequence ATGTCGCCCCATACCCAGCAGTGGACCCCGATCCACGGCCAGCCGTACCGTCCCGCCCCCTACCGGCCCGAGCGGATGGCGAGCGGTGAATCCCTCGCGCGCGCCGCCGAGTTGCGGGCGCGGATGGACGAGCGGCGGACCGTACGGCACTTCTCTCCCGACCCGGTGCCGGAGCAGGTGGTCCGTGACGCAATCGCCTGTGCGGCGACCGCCCCCTCCGGGGCGCACCAGCAGCCGTGGACCTTCGTCCTGGTCAAGGACCCCGCCGTGCGCCGGCAGATTCGCGCGGCCGCCGAACAGGAGGAGCAGCTGTCCTACGACGGCCGGCTCGGCGACGAATGGCTGGCCGCCCTGCGCCCCATCGGCACGGACGCCGTGAAGACCCACCTGACGGACGCGCCGGCGCTGATCGTGGTCTTCCAGCAGCGCTACTGGCTCGGCCCGGACGGCACGAAGCGCAAGCACTACTACGTGGACGAGTCGGTCGGCATCGCGGTCGGCATGCTCCTGTCCGCCCTCCACCTGTCCGGCCTGGCGGCGCTGATCCACACCCCCAGCCCCATGCGCTTCCTCAGCCACGTCCTGAAGCGCCCGGAGAACGAGAAGGCCTTCGCGGTCATCCCGGTGGGCTACCCCGCGGACGACTGCGAGGTCCCGGACCTCGTCCGCAAGTCCCTGGAGCAGGTCATCGTGGAGGTCTAG
- the pruA gene encoding L-glutamate gamma-semialdehyde dehydrogenase: MDAVTQVPAPVNEPVHSYAPGTPERTRLEEQLKQLSENPIDLPMTINGVKRMGGGERFDVVQPHDHKSVLGTYANATEADAQEAIDAALAAAPAWRSMSFDDRAAIILRAAELLSGPWREKLAASTMLGQSKTAQQAEIDTPCELVDFWRFNVHFARQILAEQPVANSAGVWNRSDHRPLEGFVYAITPFNFTAIAGNLPTAPALMGNVVLWKPSPTQTHSAILLMELLEEAGLPKGVINLVTGDGIAVSEVALNHPELAGIHFTGSTKTFQYLWKTVGNNIEKYKSYPRLVGETGGKDFVVAHPSADRAVLKTALTRGSFEFQGQKCSASSRAYIPASIWNDGFKEAFAAEVDGITMGDVRNLTNFIGAVIDERSFAKNKAAIDRAIADPTCEIIAGGRYDDSEGYFVRPTVIACTDPENEVFTTEYFGPILAVHVYEDADFDAMLAQMESVSAYALTGSIIAADRYAAADAMEKLRFAAGNFYINDKSTGAVVGQQPFGGGRASGTNDKAGAASNLMRWTSTRSIKETLVAPTDYAYPHMG; encoded by the coding sequence ATGGATGCTGTGACCCAGGTCCCCGCTCCGGTCAACGAGCCGGTCCACTCGTACGCCCCCGGCACCCCGGAGCGCACGCGCCTCGAAGAGCAGCTCAAGCAGCTGTCCGAGAACCCGATCGACCTCCCGATGACGATCAACGGCGTCAAGCGGATGGGCGGCGGCGAGCGCTTCGACGTGGTCCAGCCGCACGACCACAAGTCCGTGCTCGGCACCTACGCCAACGCCACCGAGGCCGACGCGCAGGAGGCGATCGACGCCGCCCTGGCCGCCGCCCCGGCCTGGCGCTCGATGTCCTTCGACGACCGCGCCGCGATCATCCTGCGCGCCGCCGAGCTGCTGTCCGGCCCGTGGCGCGAGAAGCTCGCCGCCTCCACCATGCTGGGCCAGTCGAAGACCGCGCAGCAGGCCGAGATCGACACGCCGTGCGAGCTCGTCGACTTCTGGCGCTTCAACGTCCACTTCGCCCGCCAGATCCTGGCCGAGCAGCCGGTCGCGAACTCCGCCGGCGTGTGGAACCGCAGCGACCACCGTCCGCTCGAGGGCTTCGTCTACGCGATCACGCCGTTCAACTTCACGGCCATCGCGGGCAACCTGCCGACCGCCCCCGCCCTCATGGGCAACGTGGTCCTGTGGAAGCCGTCCCCGACGCAGACCCACTCCGCGATCCTCCTCATGGAGCTCCTGGAGGAGGCCGGCCTGCCCAAGGGCGTCATCAACCTGGTGACCGGCGACGGCATCGCGGTGTCGGAGGTGGCCCTGAACCACCCCGAGCTGGCCGGCATCCACTTCACCGGCTCGACCAAGACCTTCCAGTACCTGTGGAAGACGGTCGGCAACAACATCGAGAAGTACAAGTCCTACCCGCGCCTGGTCGGTGAGACCGGCGGCAAGGACTTCGTCGTCGCGCACCCGTCCGCCGACCGCGCCGTCCTGAAGACCGCCCTGACCCGCGGTTCCTTCGAGTTCCAGGGCCAGAAGTGCTCGGCGTCCTCGCGCGCCTACATCCCGGCCTCGATCTGGAACGACGGCTTCAAGGAGGCCTTCGCGGCCGAGGTCGACGGCATCACCATGGGTGACGTCCGCAACCTGACCAACTTCATCGGCGCCGTCATCGACGAGCGGTCGTTCGCCAAGAACAAGGCCGCCATCGACCGTGCGATCGCCGACCCGACCTGCGAGATCATCGCCGGTGGCCGCTACGACGACTCGGAGGGCTACTTCGTCCGCCCGACCGTCATCGCGTGCACCGACCCGGAGAACGAGGTCTTCACGACCGAGTACTTCGGCCCGATCCTCGCCGTGCACGTCTACGAGGACGCCGACTTCGACGCCATGCTCGCGCAGATGGAGTCCGTCTCGGCGTACGCCCTGACCGGCTCGATCATCGCCGCCGACCGCTACGCGGCCGCGGACGCGATGGAGAAGCTCCGCTTCGCGGCGGGCAACTTCTACATCAACGACAAGTCCACGGGCGCCGTCGTCGGCCAGCAGCCCTTCGGTGGCGGCCGCGCCTCGGGCACGAACGACAAGGCGGGCGCCGCGAGCAACCTCATGCGGTGGACCTCCACCCGCTCCATCAAGGAGACGCTGGTCGCGCCGACCGACTACGCGTACCCCCACATGGGCTGA
- a CDS encoding proline dehydrogenase family protein, producing MLGPVILAASRSDKMRRIVSAAPVTKPVVNRFIPGETVDQVIPIVEELTQAGLEVTLDVVGEDITEVEQSHAARDAYLQLIERLAELGLGEKAEMSVKLSMFGQALEGGHELALANVRPVVEAAAAIGTTVTLDAEDHTTLDSMFAIHEELRRDFPQTGCVIQAYLFRTEADARRLAAAGSRVRIVKGAYKEPAEVAYQDKAEIDKAYVRILKILMDGEGYPMIGSHDPRLIAIGQELARKAGRKLDEYEFQMLYGIRSEEHLRLAAEGHRMRVYTAYGTDWYGYFMRRLAEKPANLLFFVRSMITKN from the coding sequence GTGCTGGGTCCCGTGATCCTCGCCGCTTCGCGCAGCGACAAGATGCGTCGTATCGTCTCTGCCGCCCCGGTGACCAAGCCCGTGGTGAACCGGTTCATCCCCGGCGAGACCGTCGACCAGGTCATCCCGATCGTCGAGGAGCTCACGCAGGCCGGCCTGGAGGTCACCCTCGACGTCGTCGGCGAGGACATCACCGAGGTGGAGCAGTCCCACGCCGCCCGGGACGCCTACCTCCAGCTCATCGAGCGCCTCGCGGAGCTCGGCCTCGGCGAGAAGGCCGAGATGTCCGTCAAGCTGTCGATGTTCGGCCAGGCGCTGGAGGGCGGCCACGAGCTCGCCCTCGCCAACGTCCGCCCGGTCGTCGAGGCCGCCGCCGCCATCGGCACCACCGTGACGCTCGATGCCGAGGACCACACCACCCTCGACTCGATGTTCGCCATCCACGAGGAGCTGCGCCGCGACTTCCCGCAGACCGGCTGCGTGATCCAGGCGTACCTTTTCCGTACGGAGGCCGACGCCCGCCGCCTCGCCGCCGCCGGCAGCCGCGTCCGCATCGTGAAGGGCGCCTACAAGGAGCCCGCCGAGGTCGCCTACCAGGACAAGGCGGAGATCGACAAGGCGTACGTCCGGATCCTGAAGATCCTGATGGACGGCGAGGGCTACCCGATGATCGGGTCGCACGACCCGCGCCTGATCGCCATCGGCCAGGAGCTCGCCCGCAAGGCCGGGCGCAAGCTGGACGAGTACGAATTCCAGATGCTGTACGGGATCCGCAGCGAGGAGCACCTGCGGCTCGCCGCCGAGGGCCACCGGATGCGCGTCTACACCGCGTACGGAACGGACTGGTACGGCTACTTCATGCGCCGCCTCGCGGAGAAGCCGGCCAACCTGCTCTTCTTCGTCCGCTCGATGATCACCAAGAACTAG
- a CDS encoding PucR family transcriptional regulator, which translates to MKGDYQDLVDEISALLGAPATLENRDFRLIAFGAHDSDDDLAMDPVRTRSILTRQSTADVRSWFEGFGIARATGPVRIPAAPEAGVFRGRICLPVRYRGIVQGYVWLLDQEPGLPGPGPAALDAAMEVAQRIGVLLAEEARAGADLSREFLAVLTAGRGWQQDMAVAALRVALGAGGDGLHAAVCVTPWPGEAPASVPGAAAVCVVPRRVGSGPGSAVPGTGTGAGSGPDTAGEPALAVLLRLRSTDALTPALAAVARLLPRAAEATGTDGKGAGAKGADGGAGATAVTAATSTARGVTAGVADPVRGLAELPAAWEQAVAAARAAAAQPRLGPVAQWSAIGPYRMLASLAADPVDDPSARTLLTPANRELARTAEVFLDCAGQAGRAAAALGIHRQTLYYRLGRVEQLTGLDLDEGEDRLLLHMALKAARLT; encoded by the coding sequence GTGAAGGGCGATTACCAGGACCTGGTGGACGAGATCTCCGCGCTGCTCGGCGCCCCGGCGACCCTGGAAAACCGGGATTTCCGGCTGATCGCCTTCGGCGCCCACGACAGCGACGACGATCTCGCGATGGACCCGGTGCGGACCCGCTCGATCCTGACGCGGCAGTCCACGGCGGACGTCCGGTCCTGGTTCGAGGGCTTCGGCATCGCCCGCGCCACCGGACCCGTCCGGATCCCTGCGGCGCCCGAGGCGGGCGTGTTCCGGGGGCGGATCTGCCTGCCGGTGCGGTACCGGGGCATCGTGCAGGGCTACGTGTGGCTCCTGGACCAGGAGCCCGGCCTGCCCGGGCCCGGGCCGGCGGCGCTGGACGCGGCCATGGAGGTGGCCCAGCGGATCGGGGTACTGCTCGCCGAGGAGGCGAGGGCCGGGGCGGACCTGTCGCGGGAGTTCCTGGCGGTGCTCACCGCGGGCCGGGGCTGGCAGCAGGACATGGCGGTGGCTGCGCTCCGGGTGGCGCTCGGCGCCGGCGGGGACGGGCTGCACGCGGCGGTCTGCGTGACGCCGTGGCCCGGGGAGGCGCCGGCCTCGGTTCCGGGTGCGGCGGCGGTGTGCGTCGTCCCGCGGCGCGTCGGCTCCGGGCCGGGCTCCGCCGTTCCGGGTACGGGTACGGGAGCGGGGTCCGGGCCGGACACCGCGGGCGAACCGGCTCTGGCGGTACTGCTCCGGCTGCGCTCGACGGACGCGCTGACTCCGGCCCTGGCGGCGGTGGCCCGGCTGCTGCCGCGCGCGGCCGAGGCGACGGGAACGGACGGGAAGGGCGCGGGCGCAAAGGGCGCGGACGGGGGCGCCGGGGCCACCGCCGTCACCGCGGCCACGTCCACGGCTCGGGGGGTGACCGCCGGCGTCGCCGACCCGGTGCGGGGTCTCGCGGAGCTGCCCGCCGCCTGGGAGCAGGCTGTCGCGGCCGCCCGGGCGGCCGCGGCGCAGCCCCGGCTCGGCCCGGTCGCCCAGTGGTCGGCGATCGGCCCGTACCGGATGCTGGCGAGCCTCGCCGCCGACCCGGTGGACGACCCCTCGGCGCGCACCCTGTTGACCCCGGCCAACCGCGAACTCGCCCGTACCGCCGAGGTCTTCCTGGACTGCGCCGGCCAGGCGGGCCGCGCGGCGGCCGCCCTGGGCATCCACCGCCAGACCCTCTACTACCGCCTGGGCCGGGTGGAGCAGTTGACCGGCCTCGACCTCGACGAGGGTGAGGACCGCCTGCTGCTCCACATGGCCCTCAAGGCCGCGCGCCTGACGTAG
- a CDS encoding TetR/AcrR family transcriptional regulator: protein MGHREDLLEGAKKCLVEKGFVRTTARDIVSASGTNLASIGYHYGSKDALLTEAFIGLMEEWGAVFQSGLDGEGGSLERFRALWEGVLAQHEKSGPVWAASLEVALGRDQRPELRAMLAASQAEGRRGLISMLTGTPEDQLDDRDVRTLGTFYQALLNGLMIQWLFDPESAATAEEFTEGMRRAAEAMIRP from the coding sequence ATGGGACATCGCGAAGATCTGCTCGAAGGCGCCAAGAAGTGCCTGGTCGAGAAGGGGTTCGTGCGCACGACCGCGCGCGACATCGTCAGCGCCTCGGGGACCAACCTGGCGTCCATCGGCTACCACTACGGCTCGAAGGACGCCCTCCTCACCGAGGCGTTCATCGGACTCATGGAGGAGTGGGGCGCGGTCTTCCAGTCCGGCCTCGACGGTGAGGGCGGGTCGCTGGAGCGCTTCCGGGCCCTGTGGGAGGGCGTACTGGCGCAGCACGAGAAGTCGGGCCCGGTCTGGGCGGCCAGCCTGGAAGTGGCGCTCGGCAGGGACCAGCGGCCGGAGTTGCGCGCCATGCTCGCGGCCTCGCAGGCCGAGGGGCGCCGCGGCCTGATCTCCATGCTGACCGGGACCCCCGAGGATCAGCTCGACGACCGGGACGTGCGCACGCTGGGCACCTTCTACCAGGCGCTGCTGAACGGCCTGATGATCCAGTGGTTGTTCGACCCGGAGTCGGCGGCCACGGCGGAGGAGTTCACCGAGGGCATGCGGCGTGCGGCGGAGGCGATGATCCGGCCCTGA
- a CDS encoding MFS transporter, which yields MTTPAATARHAGRREWTAFTVLLLPLLLVSMDVSVLYFAIPAITDQLDPSSTQQLWIFDSYAFALSGLLITMGSLGDRIGRRKLLLIGATAFGLASIGAACATSAEMLIAARVLLGIGGATLMPSTLALVRNLFQDDRQRGQAIAIWSGAMTGGIALGSVLSGVMLNHFYWGSVFLINVPAMLLLLLLVPVLVPEFKDPAPGRFDLLSVPLSMAAVLPVVYGLKEIAAEGFEPLYAGCLAVGLAFTCVFVRRQRTRDDAMIPRALFQGRGFGAGIGLNTVAAFAMMGSAYFTTQYLQSVLGMGTLEAALWSLAPSVVIGAAAPVSAALAQKVDRAHVIAGGFVLAATGFVLISLVDTDSLWLILTGAGVLASGIVTVLSLVADMALASAPAEKAGSAASLLETGTEFGGALGMAVLGSLGTAVYRSDLADSGPAVRETLGGAVATAHHLGGPAGEQVLALAREAFVHGMQYAAWGGAALLLGAAVLAAALMRGIEAPAPPAAEQAEAEQDDVPVPTYN from the coding sequence ATGACAACTCCCGCCGCCACAGCGCGACATGCCGGACGCCGCGAATGGACCGCCTTCACCGTCCTCCTGCTGCCCCTCCTCCTGGTCTCGATGGACGTCTCCGTCCTCTACTTCGCCATCCCGGCCATCACCGACCAGCTGGACCCGAGCTCCACCCAGCAGCTCTGGATCTTCGACAGCTACGCCTTCGCCCTCTCCGGCCTTCTGATCACGATGGGCTCGCTCGGCGACCGGATCGGCCGCCGCAAGCTGCTGCTGATCGGCGCGACCGCCTTCGGCCTCGCCTCGATCGGCGCCGCCTGCGCCACCAGCGCCGAGATGCTCATCGCGGCCCGCGTGCTGCTCGGCATCGGCGGCGCCACCCTGATGCCCTCCACGCTGGCCCTCGTACGGAACCTCTTCCAGGACGACAGGCAGCGCGGGCAGGCCATCGCCATCTGGTCCGGGGCCATGACCGGCGGCATCGCCCTCGGCTCGGTGCTCAGCGGGGTGATGCTGAACCACTTCTACTGGGGCTCCGTCTTCCTCATCAACGTGCCGGCGATGCTGCTCCTGCTGCTCCTGGTCCCGGTCCTGGTACCGGAGTTCAAGGACCCGGCCCCCGGCCGCTTCGACCTGCTGAGCGTCCCGCTGTCCATGGCCGCGGTGCTGCCCGTCGTCTACGGGCTCAAGGAGATCGCCGCCGAGGGCTTCGAGCCCCTCTACGCGGGCTGCCTCGCCGTCGGCCTGGCCTTCACCTGCGTCTTCGTCCGCCGCCAGCGCACCCGCGACGACGCCATGATCCCCCGGGCCCTCTTCCAGGGCCGCGGCTTCGGGGCGGGCATCGGGCTGAACACCGTCGCCGCCTTCGCCATGATGGGCTCCGCCTACTTCACCACCCAGTACCTCCAGTCGGTGCTCGGCATGGGCACCCTGGAAGCCGCCCTGTGGAGCCTCGCCCCCTCGGTCGTCATCGGCGCCGCGGCCCCGGTCTCCGCCGCCCTCGCCCAGAAGGTGGACCGGGCCCACGTGATCGCCGGCGGGTTCGTCCTCGCCGCCACCGGGTTCGTCCTGATCAGCCTGGTGGACACCGACTCGCTGTGGCTGATCCTGACCGGCGCCGGGGTGCTGGCCTCGGGCATCGTCACCGTGCTGTCCCTGGTCGCGGACATGGCGCTCGCCTCGGCGCCCGCCGAGAAGGCCGGCTCCGCCGCCTCCCTGCTCGAGACCGGAACGGAATTCGGCGGCGCCCTGGGCATGGCGGTCCTCGGCAGCCTGGGCACCGCGGTCTACCGCAGCGATCTGGCGGACTCCGGGCCCGCCGTGCGGGAGACCCTCGGCGGGGCCGTCGCCACCGCCCACCACCTCGGCGGACCGGCCGGCGAGCAGGTCCTGGCCCTGGCCCGGGAGGCCTTCGTCCACGGAATGCAGTACGCGGCCTGGGGCGGCGCGGCGCTGCTGCTCGGGGCGGCCGTGCTCGCCGCGGCCCTGATGCGGGGTATCGAAGCTCCCGCCCCGCCCGCGGCGGAGCAGGCCGAGGCGGAGCAGGACGACGTGCCGGTGCCGACGTACAACTGA